In the genome of Cystobacter ferrugineus, one region contains:
- a CDS encoding acyl-ACP desaturase, with protein MNKTHIQPERMRRLVTDYIERWETKPWGAVDIPWEQLQADRLTETQGSAIRFVTLIEDHVPGYIQDVLKHFPADESVSPSQFMHNRELFRFFMRWAQEEDRHADVFGRYQVRAGIQSEEALHAELCRQGRKTWRFPRELPVQIFTYTVIQEKATQLYYQMLGRAVDEPVLKVLLNRIQKDEARHFAFYASILEAYIEELGQDILPAIQEVLHSFKMPLAEQLDNYWRWSLEVSDAAGGYDHTAAYTELVRVVQRAANASSSSQKLADWVRAVRAT; from the coding sequence ATGAACAAGACGCACATCCAGCCAGAGCGCATGCGCCGGCTCGTCACCGACTACATCGAGCGGTGGGAGACGAAGCCCTGGGGGGCGGTGGACATCCCCTGGGAGCAACTCCAGGCGGACCGCCTCACCGAGACCCAGGGCTCGGCCATCCGCTTCGTCACCCTCATCGAGGATCACGTCCCAGGCTACATCCAGGACGTGCTGAAACACTTTCCAGCCGATGAGTCGGTCTCTCCCAGCCAGTTCATGCACAACCGGGAACTCTTCCGGTTCTTCATGCGCTGGGCCCAGGAAGAGGACCGGCACGCGGATGTCTTTGGCCGCTACCAGGTACGCGCCGGCATCCAGAGCGAGGAAGCCCTTCACGCCGAGCTGTGCCGGCAGGGCCGCAAGACGTGGCGCTTTCCCCGCGAGCTTCCCGTCCAGATCTTCACGTACACCGTCATCCAGGAGAAGGCCACCCAGCTCTACTACCAGATGCTGGGCCGGGCGGTGGACGAGCCCGTGCTCAAGGTGCTCCTGAACCGGATCCAGAAGGACGAGGCCCGGCACTTCGCCTTCTACGCGAGCATCCTCGAGGCCTATATCGAGGAGCTGGGACAGGACATCCTCCCGGCGATCCAGGAGGTGCTCCACTCCTTCAAGATGCCGCTGGCGGAGCAGCTCGACAATTACTGGCGGTGGTCGTTGGAAGTCAGTGACGCGGCGGGAGGCTATGATCACACCGCCGCGTATACGGAGTTGGTGCG
- the folD gene encoding bifunctional methylenetetrahydrofolate dehydrogenase/methenyltetrahydrofolate cyclohydrolase FolD — protein MGQLIDGKAVAARVRAEVKQEVERLKAERGLVPGLTVVRVGEDPASKIYVTGKKKAAEEVGFNSWEEHPDASITEEELLSLVERLNEDPAVHGILVQLPLPKHIDAERIISAVRPEKDVDGFHPMNAGKLSLGKPGPRACTPFGVMRLLREVGCDPAGKRAVVVGRSNIVGKPMALMLLQADATVVICHRKSNLAEEVSRADIVVAAVGVPELIKGEWIKPGAVVIDVGMNRMPDGKLKGDVEFAAALERASFITPVPGGVGPMTIAMLMRNTLDAAKGGA, from the coding sequence ATGGGCCAGTTGATCGACGGAAAAGCGGTGGCGGCGAGGGTGCGCGCCGAGGTGAAGCAGGAAGTGGAGCGGCTCAAGGCCGAGCGCGGCCTGGTGCCGGGGCTGACGGTGGTCCGGGTGGGGGAGGATCCCGCCTCGAAGATCTACGTCACCGGCAAGAAGAAGGCGGCCGAGGAGGTGGGCTTCAACTCGTGGGAGGAGCACCCGGACGCGAGCATCACCGAGGAGGAGCTGCTGTCGCTGGTGGAGCGGCTGAACGAGGATCCCGCGGTCCACGGCATCCTCGTGCAGCTCCCCCTGCCCAAGCACATCGACGCGGAGCGGATCATCTCGGCGGTGCGTCCGGAGAAGGACGTGGACGGCTTCCATCCGATGAACGCGGGCAAGCTGTCGCTCGGCAAGCCGGGGCCGAGGGCGTGCACGCCCTTTGGGGTCATGCGGCTCTTGCGCGAGGTGGGGTGCGACCCCGCGGGCAAGCGGGCCGTGGTGGTGGGGCGCAGCAACATCGTGGGCAAGCCCATGGCGTTGATGCTGTTGCAGGCGGACGCGACGGTGGTCATCTGCCACCGCAAGAGCAACCTGGCCGAGGAGGTGTCACGGGCGGACATCGTCGTGGCGGCGGTGGGCGTGCCCGAGCTCATCAAGGGCGAGTGGATCAAGCCCGGCGCGGTGGTCATCGACGTGGGGATGAACCGGATGCCGGATGGGAAGCTCAAGGGGGACGTGGAGTTCGCGGCCGCCCTGGAGCGCGCCTCGTTCATCACCCCGGTGCCCGGCGGCGTGGGGCCGATGACGATCGCCATGTTGATGCGCAACACCCTGGACGCGGCCAAGGGAGGGGCTTGA
- the gcvT gene encoding glycine cleavage system aminomethyltransferase GcvT: MTRRTPLNDGHRALGARMVDFAGWDMPVQYSSVIAEHEAVRNAVGLFDVSHMGEIEFRGPGALETANRLITNDLSKCADGQALYAGLLNEQGGFVDDVVAYRFSPERILIVVNASNKDKDFAWMQARAEGVKPVDRSDDYAQIAVQGPKAVALVQRLTPVDLTKIGTYRFAEGPVAGIACIVSRTGYTGEDGFELYCAPGDAEALWKALLQEGQADGVKPCGLGARDSLRTEMKFALYGNDIDDAHTALEAGLGWICKLDKAGGFIGRDALAKQKAEGIQRKLVGFEVTGSGIPRHGYPLLKDGQRVGEVTSGTQGPSVKKPIGMGYVPVELSGEGSTFDVEIRGRAVPAVVVKTPFWKK, encoded by the coding sequence ATGACCCGGCGAACGCCGCTCAACGACGGCCACCGTGCGCTGGGCGCCCGGATGGTGGACTTCGCCGGCTGGGACATGCCGGTGCAGTACAGCTCCGTCATCGCCGAACACGAGGCCGTGCGCAACGCGGTGGGCCTCTTCGACGTGTCCCATATGGGGGAGATCGAGTTCCGCGGCCCCGGCGCCCTGGAGACCGCCAACCGGCTCATCACCAACGATCTCTCCAAGTGCGCGGATGGCCAGGCGCTCTACGCCGGGCTGCTCAACGAGCAGGGCGGCTTCGTGGATGACGTGGTGGCCTACCGCTTCTCGCCCGAGCGCATCCTCATCGTCGTCAACGCCTCCAACAAGGACAAGGACTTCGCCTGGATGCAGGCGCGCGCCGAGGGCGTCAAGCCGGTGGACCGCAGCGACGACTACGCGCAGATCGCCGTGCAGGGCCCCAAGGCCGTGGCGCTCGTGCAGCGGCTCACCCCGGTGGACCTGACGAAGATCGGCACCTACCGCTTCGCGGAAGGGCCGGTGGCGGGCATCGCCTGCATCGTCTCGCGCACCGGCTACACGGGCGAGGACGGCTTCGAGCTGTACTGCGCGCCCGGTGACGCGGAGGCGCTCTGGAAGGCGCTGCTCCAGGAGGGGCAGGCCGACGGCGTGAAGCCCTGTGGCCTGGGCGCCCGCGACAGCCTGCGCACGGAGATGAAGTTCGCCCTCTACGGCAACGACATCGACGACGCGCACACCGCGCTGGAGGCCGGGCTCGGGTGGATCTGCAAGCTGGACAAGGCGGGTGGCTTCATCGGCCGCGACGCGCTGGCGAAGCAGAAGGCCGAGGGCATCCAGCGCAAGCTGGTGGGCTTCGAGGTGACGGGCTCGGGCATCCCCCGGCACGGCTACCCGCTGCTCAAGGACGGGCAGCGGGTGGGCGAGGTGACGAGCGGTACCCAGGGCCCCTCGGTGAAGAAGCCCATCGGCATGGGCTACGTGCCCGTGGAGCTGTCCGGCGAGGGCTCGACCTTCGACGTGGAAATCCGGGGCCGCGCGGTGCCCGCCGTGGTGGTGAAGACCCCCTTCTGGAAGAAATAG
- the metF gene encoding methylenetetrahydrofolate reductase [NAD(P)H]: protein MKIRNRLNPSNPCFSFEFFPPKTDAGTASLLQTLEDLAQLEPGFVSVTYGAGGSTRDRTVELVTRIKRDTGIEAMAHLACLGHTREELRELLRRLEEAGIDNVLVLRGDVPQGASPSTLADSDFRHAADLVRFIREEDFNFSLGGACYPEGHVETRSRDEDLLHLKAKVDAGLDFVITQLFFDNAFYFDFVERARRVGINVPIVPGIMPITNHEQIQRFTRMCGATIPMRLALQLEQLKDQPEALVQLGVAHATVQCMELLSRGVPGIHFYTLNKSPATRMIVSALRART, encoded by the coding sequence ATGAAGATCCGCAATCGCTTGAACCCGTCCAACCCCTGCTTCTCCTTCGAGTTCTTCCCGCCGAAGACGGATGCGGGAACCGCCAGCCTGCTGCAGACGCTGGAGGACCTGGCGCAACTGGAGCCGGGATTCGTCTCCGTCACCTATGGCGCGGGAGGCAGCACGCGCGATCGCACGGTGGAGCTCGTCACGCGCATCAAACGCGACACGGGCATCGAGGCCATGGCCCACCTCGCGTGCCTGGGCCACACGCGCGAGGAGCTGCGCGAGCTGTTACGGCGGCTCGAGGAGGCGGGGATCGACAACGTGCTGGTGCTGCGCGGCGACGTACCCCAGGGCGCCTCCCCCTCCACCCTCGCGGACTCGGACTTCCGTCATGCCGCGGATCTCGTGCGCTTCATCCGCGAGGAGGATTTCAATTTCAGCCTGGGCGGGGCGTGCTATCCGGAGGGCCACGTGGAAACGCGCTCGCGGGACGAGGACCTGCTGCACCTCAAGGCCAAGGTCGACGCCGGCCTGGACTTCGTCATCACCCAGCTCTTCTTCGACAACGCCTTCTACTTCGACTTCGTCGAGCGGGCGCGCCGCGTCGGCATCAACGTCCCCATCGTCCCGGGCATCATGCCCATCACCAACCACGAGCAGATCCAGCGCTTCACCCGCATGTGCGGCGCCACCATCCCCATGCGCCTGGCACTCCAACTGGAACAACTCAAGGACCAGCCGGAGGCCCTGGTGCAACTGGGCGTGGCGCACGCCACGGTGCAATGCATGGAGCTGCTCTCGCGTGGTGTACCGGGAATCCACTTCTACACGCTCAACAAATCACCCGCCACGCGGATGATCGTGAGCGCCTTGAGGGCCCGTACATGA
- the gcvH gene encoding glycine cleavage system protein GcvH: MAGNIPKNLKYTEEHEWARQEGSVVVVGVTDHAQSSLGEVVYVELPKVGATLTAGNQFGVIESTKAVSDLYSPLSGKVVKVNEALLGDASAINTDPYGAGWILELEPSDSSQLAGLLDAGAYEDLLKGS; this comes from the coding sequence ATGGCTGGCAACATTCCCAAGAATCTCAAGTACACCGAGGAGCACGAGTGGGCCCGGCAGGAGGGCTCCGTGGTGGTGGTGGGCGTCACCGACCACGCCCAGTCGTCCCTGGGTGAAGTGGTCTACGTGGAGCTGCCCAAGGTGGGCGCCACCCTCACCGCCGGCAATCAGTTCGGCGTCATCGAGTCCACCAAGGCCGTCTCCGACCTCTACTCGCCCCTGTCGGGCAAGGTCGTGAAGGTCAACGAGGCGCTGCTCGGCGACGCCTCCGCCATCAACACGGACCCCTACGGGGCCGGGTGGATCCTCGAACTCGAGCCCTCGGACAGCAGCCAGCTGGCGGGACTCCTGGATGCCGGCGCGTACGAGGACCTGTTGAAGGGGTCCTGA
- a CDS encoding sensor histidine kinase — MERARGQRLAPGGVSRSELEDPLPSVLRQLRMAPCGGASKDEPSAGMGMGAAGREHGAQRFRLGFTPGELVREYGLLSDLLLELLVDHGLQLPPEEVRLLTSLVATATAEAVEEHARQQARARREEWEDQGPRPRQLPGEGERARLNALFLQAPVGIGIIRGPQAVIDLANPQLCRLCGRRPDQVVGKPLLEALPELEGQGLDDLMREVMATGVAFVAKEQAIRFARGADGALETAYFNFVYDALRDEQGHVEGVIIVATEVTQAVLARQQVETLLQRTQESEQARAAMMDALAAQTLVAVCYLRGPDHVFETANPVYRQFVGRDVVGMKALEALPELASQGFPSNLTRVFQTGVPYMVRAVPVRVAQGRDGPLNERLFDLIYQPVRSPKGGIDGVLSLVFEVTEQVRLRQEAQRMAEEERSRRDFEQHLIGIVSHDLRTPLNAILLGVRQLLRREDLDASFVKCLKRLHSSTERAVRMVRDLLDFTQARLGGRLKIERAPMNVHEVVRAAVEELQATHPERELRLETRGNGQGKWDGDRLAQLVGNALKYSPANSVVTVRSQGWPEDVRLEVHNLGEPIAEEALPRLFQPLQRAVEGTDKTSRNVGLGLYIVDQIVRAHAGRIQVSSTAREGTLFAVRLPREG; from the coding sequence ATGGAGCGAGCGCGTGGCCAGCGCCTGGCACCGGGCGGCGTGTCGCGCTCGGAGCTGGAGGACCCACTCCCCTCCGTCCTGCGCCAACTGAGGATGGCCCCATGTGGTGGGGCCTCCAAGGATGAACCCTCCGCCGGAATGGGCATGGGTGCCGCCGGGCGCGAGCACGGTGCCCAGCGCTTCCGGTTGGGCTTCACACCGGGCGAGCTGGTGCGCGAGTACGGCCTGCTGAGCGACCTGCTGCTGGAGCTGCTCGTCGACCATGGCCTCCAGCTCCCACCGGAAGAGGTGCGGCTGCTGACGAGCCTCGTGGCCACGGCCACCGCCGAGGCGGTGGAGGAGCACGCCCGCCAGCAAGCGCGCGCGCGGCGCGAAGAGTGGGAGGATCAGGGCCCTCGCCCCCGCCAGCTCCCGGGGGAGGGAGAGCGCGCCCGCCTCAACGCCCTCTTCCTGCAGGCCCCCGTGGGCATAGGCATCATCCGGGGCCCCCAGGCCGTCATTGATCTGGCCAATCCCCAGCTCTGCCGCCTCTGCGGGCGCCGCCCCGATCAGGTGGTGGGCAAGCCCTTGCTGGAGGCGCTGCCAGAGCTGGAAGGGCAAGGATTGGACGACCTGATGCGCGAGGTGATGGCCACGGGCGTGGCCTTCGTGGCCAAGGAGCAGGCGATCCGGTTCGCGCGGGGCGCGGACGGAGCGCTGGAAACCGCGTACTTCAACTTCGTCTATGACGCCCTTCGCGATGAGCAAGGCCACGTCGAGGGCGTCATCATCGTCGCCACGGAGGTGACGCAAGCCGTGCTCGCCCGCCAGCAGGTGGAGACCCTGCTCCAGCGCACCCAGGAGTCCGAGCAGGCCCGCGCCGCGATGATGGACGCGCTCGCCGCGCAGACGCTCGTGGCCGTGTGCTACCTGCGCGGCCCCGACCACGTCTTCGAGACGGCCAATCCCGTCTACCGTCAGTTCGTGGGCCGGGACGTGGTGGGCATGAAAGCGCTGGAGGCCCTTCCCGAGCTGGCATCACAAGGGTTTCCCTCCAACCTGACGCGGGTGTTCCAGACAGGGGTGCCCTACATGGTGCGGGCAGTTCCGGTCCGGGTGGCCCAGGGGCGCGATGGGCCGCTGAACGAGCGCCTGTTCGATCTCATCTACCAGCCCGTGCGCTCGCCCAAGGGAGGCATCGACGGCGTCCTCTCCCTGGTGTTCGAGGTGACGGAGCAGGTGCGCCTGCGGCAGGAGGCCCAACGGATGGCCGAGGAGGAACGGAGCCGCCGGGACTTCGAGCAGCACCTCATCGGCATCGTCAGCCATGACTTGCGCACCCCCTTGAACGCCATCCTCCTGGGTGTGCGGCAACTGCTGCGCCGCGAGGATCTGGACGCCTCCTTCGTCAAGTGCCTCAAACGGCTGCACTCGAGCACCGAGCGCGCCGTGCGCATGGTGCGCGATCTGCTGGACTTCACCCAGGCGCGCCTGGGCGGAAGACTGAAGATCGAGCGCGCGCCGATGAACGTGCACGAGGTGGTACGCGCGGCGGTGGAGGAGTTGCAGGCGACCCACCCCGAGCGCGAGCTGCGACTGGAGACACGGGGAAACGGCCAGGGGAAGTGGGATGGGGATCGGCTGGCGCAACTGGTGGGCAACGCGCTCAAGTACAGCCCCGCGAACAGTGTCGTGACGGTGCGCAGCCAGGGCTGGCCCGAGGACGTCCGGCTGGAGGTGCACAACCTGGGAGAGCCCATCGCCGAGGAGGCGCTGCCCCGGCTCTTCCAGCCCCTGCAACGCGCCGTGGAGGGCACCGACAAGACGAGCCGCAACGTGGGCCTGGGCCTGTACATCGTGGATCAGATCGTGCGCGCGCACGCGGGCCGCATCCAGGTGAGTTCGACCGCGCGCGAGGGCACCCTCTTCGCCGTGCGCCTGCCACGCGAGGGTTGA
- a CDS encoding TerB family tellurite resistance protein, whose amino-acid sequence MLGLGVGLLIGGLWPVVVLVLAGVLVGHQLDGLLQPPARTAGTNTPPAPEPQELAAQQHFARHLCALFIEVARADGDLVRDEVRVVREYFAEQLRYGPESLELVRRYLKEHLARPPTLEDSAAACRDELTMSARLLLLDALYGLALVDGQLHRAEQETLRRIAQGLGLSEAQIRSVTARHFGEAQAHYTRLGLTPEASDADVKRAFRQLAAIHHPDRVAHLGPGAVEQASRRFQEIREAYEKIRQLRGG is encoded by the coding sequence ATGCTTGGGCTCGGCGTGGGGCTGCTGATCGGCGGCCTCTGGCCCGTCGTCGTGCTCGTGCTCGCCGGAGTCCTGGTGGGCCATCAGCTCGACGGGCTGCTCCAGCCGCCTGCCCGCACGGCCGGCACCAACACTCCCCCTGCCCCCGAGCCCCAGGAACTGGCCGCTCAGCAACACTTCGCCCGCCATCTGTGCGCCCTCTTCATCGAAGTGGCCCGGGCCGATGGCGACCTGGTGCGCGACGAGGTGCGCGTGGTGCGTGAGTACTTCGCCGAACAACTGCGCTACGGCCCCGAGTCGCTCGAGCTCGTGCGCCGCTACCTCAAGGAGCACCTCGCCCGTCCGCCCACCCTGGAGGACTCCGCCGCCGCGTGCCGTGACGAGCTGACCATGTCGGCACGGCTGCTGCTGCTCGATGCGCTGTACGGGCTGGCGCTCGTCGATGGCCAGCTCCACCGCGCCGAGCAGGAGACGCTGCGCCGGATCGCCCAGGGACTCGGGTTGTCCGAGGCGCAGATACGCTCCGTCACGGCGCGCCACTTCGGCGAGGCCCAGGCACACTACACCCGGTTGGGCCTCACCCCCGAGGCCAGTGACGCGGACGTGAAGCGGGCCTTCCGCCAGCTCGCCGCCATCCACCACCCGGACCGGGTCGCCCATCTCGGCCCCGGGGCCGTCGAACAGGCCTCGCGCCGCTTCCAGGAGATTCGCGAGGCCTACGAGAAGATCCGCCAGCTCCGCGGAGGCTGA
- a CDS encoding YkgJ family cysteine cluster protein: MKPLTEEQRATLEDLYQRVDTRASSISEGHDWWPCRKGCDHCCRHLAEPLTVSEWEWIYLWEAFQALSPAVREEIRTRVAEMEGTQRPYTCPFLDRESGGCRVYTHRPLACRTYGFYVSRGVGTWCHFIHALLEQHGEGGILWGNHDAVETTLERLSGPPLSLFQWFSAHPG; the protein is encoded by the coding sequence ATGAAGCCACTCACCGAGGAACAACGAGCCACCCTGGAGGACCTCTACCAGCGGGTCGACACGCGGGCGTCCTCCATCTCCGAGGGCCATGACTGGTGGCCCTGCCGCAAGGGGTGCGATCACTGCTGCCGCCACCTGGCGGAACCACTGACCGTCTCCGAATGGGAATGGATCTACCTCTGGGAGGCCTTCCAGGCCTTGTCCCCCGCCGTGCGGGAGGAGATCCGCACGCGGGTGGCCGAGATGGAGGGCACGCAGCGGCCCTATACCTGCCCCTTCCTGGATCGTGAGTCCGGAGGGTGCCGGGTGTACACGCACCGGCCCCTGGCCTGCCGCACGTATGGCTTCTACGTCAGCCGGGGCGTGGGCACCTGGTGCCACTTCATCCACGCGCTGCTCGAGCAGCATGGAGAGGGAGGCATCCTCTGGGGCAACCACGACGCCGTGGAGACCACCCTGGAGCGGCTGAGTGGTCCCCCGCTCTCTCTGTTCCAATGGTTCTCCGCCCACCCCGGCTGA
- a CDS encoding ADP-ribosylglycohydrolase family protein, protein MPTRRERLEGGLYGLLIGDALGVPYEFHAPEQIPPPAQIEFTPPAGFSQAHAQVPPGTWSDDGAHALCLLDSLLSRGMLDLEDLGRRLVNWFERGYLAVDGEVFDVGIQTRTALSNLREGVPALKAGPAGERDNGNGALMRVLPLALWHRGDDQALARDAMLQSRVTHGHVRSQVCCALYCLWARRTLEGSSRAWADALASFRALYPVGMEQRSELEAAVRPDVPYRGKGTGYVVDCLLSARDCLEADSFERVVKAAIVLGHDTDTTAAVAGGIAGLREGINAIPSRWRNALRGQELVKPLLKKLLAYAA, encoded by the coding sequence ATGCCGACGCGGCGCGAGCGGCTCGAGGGCGGGCTGTATGGGTTGCTCATCGGGGATGCGCTGGGTGTGCCCTACGAGTTCCACGCCCCGGAGCAGATTCCTCCACCCGCGCAGATCGAGTTCACGCCTCCGGCGGGCTTCTCCCAGGCACATGCCCAGGTGCCTCCGGGGACGTGGTCGGATGATGGCGCGCATGCGCTGTGCCTGCTCGATTCGCTCCTGTCCCGGGGGATGTTGGACCTGGAGGACCTCGGGCGGCGGCTCGTCAACTGGTTCGAGCGGGGCTACCTGGCGGTGGATGGTGAGGTGTTCGACGTGGGCATCCAGACGCGCACGGCCCTGTCGAATCTGCGCGAGGGCGTGCCCGCGCTCAAGGCGGGTCCGGCGGGCGAGCGGGACAATGGCAATGGCGCGCTGATGCGGGTGTTGCCGCTGGCGCTCTGGCACCGGGGAGATGATCAGGCGCTGGCGCGCGACGCCATGCTCCAGTCCCGGGTGACGCACGGACACGTGCGCTCCCAGGTGTGCTGCGCGCTCTACTGTCTCTGGGCGCGGCGGACGTTGGAGGGCTCCTCGCGGGCGTGGGCCGACGCGTTGGCCTCCTTCCGGGCGCTGTACCCCGTGGGGATGGAGCAGCGCTCGGAGCTGGAGGCCGCGGTGCGTCCGGACGTGCCCTACCGGGGCAAGGGGACGGGGTACGTGGTGGATTGTCTGCTCTCGGCGCGCGATTGCCTGGAGGCCGACTCCTTCGAGCGGGTGGTGAAGGCGGCGATCGTGCTCGGGCATGACACCGACACGACGGCGGCGGTGGCGGGAGGCATCGCCGGGCTGCGCGAGGGAATCAACGCCATCCCCAGCCGCTGGCGCAACGCCTTGCGTGGGCAGGAACTGGTGAAGCCGCTGCTCAAGAAGCTGCTCGCGTACGCGGCCTGA
- a CDS encoding SAM-dependent methyltransferase encodes MNTTGQKTPRPGEGWSHGVTNTHYDQDPRLFQLFLDPSMKYSPGLFPEGNEDLETAQHKKMHFIARQLGLKGGERVLDVGCGWGSLVCFLAREYGCEVVGVTPAPRQADYIRARAARLGVAGKVRIEVGHFHEVSLPTGAFQGMTFVGSITHFHDKPGTLVRAWSLLKPTGNVYLSETCFCNAAKRREFESRPGTKFVLQDTFGWAELLPVSDYVRYFEDAGFSLRGLVDLTEEYFRTIELWSENARRNRQALDAIEPDLCERLLKYFEISNAGWGYTSKQYALVASKRR; translated from the coding sequence GTGAACACCACCGGCCAAAAGACCCCACGCCCGGGGGAAGGTTGGTCTCACGGGGTCACCAACACGCACTACGATCAGGATCCACGCCTCTTCCAGCTCTTCCTGGATCCCTCGATGAAATACAGCCCGGGCTTGTTTCCAGAGGGCAACGAGGATCTCGAGACGGCGCAGCACAAGAAGATGCACTTCATCGCCCGGCAGCTCGGGCTGAAGGGCGGAGAGCGCGTCCTCGATGTGGGGTGTGGCTGGGGCAGTCTCGTCTGCTTCCTGGCCCGGGAGTATGGCTGTGAGGTGGTGGGCGTGACACCCGCTCCGCGCCAGGCCGACTACATCCGCGCGCGCGCGGCGCGGCTCGGCGTCGCCGGGAAGGTGCGGATCGAGGTCGGCCACTTCCATGAGGTCTCGCTTCCCACGGGTGCCTTCCAGGGCATGACCTTCGTCGGCTCCATCACCCACTTTCATGACAAGCCAGGGACGCTCGTCAGGGCCTGGTCGCTCCTCAAGCCCACCGGCAACGTCTATCTTTCCGAGACCTGCTTCTGCAACGCGGCGAAGCGGCGGGAGTTCGAATCCCGGCCCGGGACGAAGTTCGTGCTCCAGGACACCTTCGGCTGGGCGGAGCTGCTCCCCGTCTCGGACTACGTGCGCTACTTCGAGGACGCGGGCTTCTCCCTGCGTGGGCTGGTGGATCTCACCGAGGAGTACTTCCGGACGATAGAGCTGTGGAGCGAGAACGCGCGGCGCAACCGCCAGGCGCTCGACGCCATCGAGCCGGACCTGTGCGAGCGGCTGCTCAAGTACTTCGAGATCTCGAACGCGGGTTGGGGTTACACCAGCAAGCAATACGCGCTGGTCGCATCGAAGCGCCGCTAG
- a CDS encoding acyl carrier protein: MIQPGIEDAIKKIVQSTLNLPESEIDSSTNLRDLPGVESIKILRIVASLEKKFDVRLDDQVVFRVSTIEELAGAVSKLVEERRTP; this comes from the coding sequence ATGATCCAGCCGGGAATCGAAGACGCCATCAAGAAGATCGTGCAGAGCACGCTCAATCTGCCCGAGAGCGAGATCGATTCGTCCACCAACCTCCGGGATCTTCCTGGGGTCGAGTCGATCAAGATCCTCCGCATCGTCGCCAGCCTGGAGAAGAAGTTCGACGTCCGGCTCGATGATCAGGTGGTGTTCCGAGTGAGCACCATCGAGGAGCTGGCGGGCGCGGTGTCCAAGCTGGTCGAGGAGCGGCGGACGCCGTGA
- a CDS encoding alpha/beta fold hydrolase, whose protein sequence is MDHHYADINGIRMHYVTHGAGEPILFIHGFPEYWGVWKKQMNDLGKDYFVIAPDMRGYNLTSKPKEVEAYHIRHLVEDLRCLLEHLGIKKTNIVSQDWGALVGWSFVLRQPEYVRRFVTINITHPALFDRELRENPRQQLAAQYMLVFQTPNAEGQIMGDDYAWARQAVLNDARAHGAILSEDDMAEWVSAWKQPGSVTGGLNYYRAAKMGPPDHQGHVGGSNLTEGLRPDQLVVNKPVLFIHAEQDTYLLPDGQRGLREFVPQISIQRLAEATHWATLEKPKEISQLVRNFLNTTT, encoded by the coding sequence ATGGATCATCACTACGCGGACATCAACGGCATCCGCATGCATTACGTCACGCATGGTGCGGGGGAGCCCATCCTCTTCATCCATGGCTTTCCCGAGTACTGGGGAGTCTGGAAGAAACAGATGAATGATCTGGGCAAGGACTACTTCGTCATCGCCCCGGACATGCGCGGCTACAACCTCACCTCCAAGCCCAAGGAGGTCGAGGCCTACCACATCCGGCATCTCGTCGAGGATCTGCGCTGTCTGCTGGAGCACCTGGGCATCAAGAAGACGAACATCGTCTCCCAGGACTGGGGCGCGCTGGTGGGCTGGAGCTTCGTGCTGCGCCAGCCCGAGTACGTGCGCCGGTTCGTCACCATCAACATCACCCACCCCGCCCTGTTCGACCGGGAGCTGCGCGAGAACCCCCGCCAGCAACTGGCGGCCCAGTACATGCTCGTCTTCCAGACGCCGAATGCCGAGGGGCAGATCATGGGCGATGACTACGCGTGGGCCCGGCAGGCCGTCCTCAACGACGCCCGGGCGCACGGCGCCATCCTGTCCGAGGATGACATGGCCGAGTGGGTCAGCGCCTGGAAGCAGCCGGGCAGCGTCACCGGCGGGCTCAACTACTACCGGGCGGCGAAGATGGGCCCGCCCGACCACCAGGGCCACGTGGGAGGCAGCAACCTCACCGAGGGGCTTCGGCCGGACCAGCTCGTGGTGAACAAGCCCGTGCTCTTCATCCACGCCGAGCAGGACACCTATCTGCTGCCGGACGGACAGCGCGGACTGCGGGAGTTCGTGCCCCAGATCTCCATCCAGCGCCTGGCGGAAGCCACCCACTGGGCCACCCTCGAGAAGCCCAAGGAAATCAGCCAGCTCGTCCGCAACTTCCTGAACACCACCACCTGA